In Trueperaceae bacterium, the sequence CGAGGTCCTCCCGGTGGCCGGGCCGCCAGGTCGGGAAGGCGTAGGCGAGCGGGCGCGTGATCGGGGTGCCGTCGGTCGCCGCCGCGCGGAAGGCGGTGTCGAGGTAGCCGACCAGACGGTCGCGCAGCTCCAGCAACCGCCGGACCTGGGGCAGGACCTCGGGGTGGCTCCACGGTTCCGTGACGCTGCCGTCCTCGTTCCAGGAGTGGATCGTGAAGCGCGGCATGGCGACGCCGTGCTCGATCCAGCGCACCAACAACTCCGGGTCCGGCATCGGGCCGGCGAACCCGCCGACGTCGTGCCCGTACGACGCCCAGCCCGACAGGGACAGGTTGAGGCCCTGCGGGACGTTGTAGCGCAGGGTGTGCCAGTCGGTGTGGTTGTCGCCCGTCCACGTCTGCGCGTACCGCCAGGTGCCCGGCATGCCGCTGCGCGTCAGCGTCCAGGGGCGCGCGTCGGGGGCGTGCTCGCGTTGCGCCTCGAACGTCGCCTTGTTCATCAACGTCGCCAGGACCGGCCGCAGGCCGCGGGTCGGGCCGAGGGCGCTGCGCGCCCCCGGATCCCAGATCTGGTACTCGTTGTTGTCGTTCCAGGCGATGGTGGTGCCGACGTCCAGGATGCGTTCCCGGACGCGGGCCTTCCACCAGGCGACCGCGTCGGGATGCCCGAAATCGAGGTAGCCGCCCTCGCCCCCCCAGAAGCGCGACAGGTACGGCCCGTCGGGGTCCGCCTCGTCGTCGGCGGGCGGGCCGTCGCGCCGGCGGGTCCCGAGCGCCGCGGCGTTGCGGACCAGCAGGCCGCGCGCGGCGAGATCCTCGAACTCCGGGTGGCTCGTCAGCAGCGCCGGCTTCAGGTTGGCGATGCTGCGGATCCCCGCGTCGTTCAGGACGTCCAGGAGGGCGGGCGGGTCGGGGACCCGCCGGTCGTTCCAGTGGAAGACGTAGCGCAGGCCGTCGTCGTGCAGCGAGTAGCCGCTGCTGAGGTGCAGGGCGGCGGCGTGGACGTCGTGCCGCTCGAGGTCGTCCACGAACCCGCGCAGGGCGGCGACGGGGTCCTCCGCGTCGGTGTAGTGCATCGTCGACGCCAGGTACCCGAGCGTCCAGCGGGGCGGGACGGGCGGCGTGCCGGTCAGGTCCGCCAGGCCGTGCGCGACGTCCTCGAGGGTGGGGCCCGCCAGGAACCAGGCGTCCAGACTCTCCTCCATCACCTCGAGGTGGCGGTAGGGCCCGTGGTAGTTGTCGACCTCCGCCCCGAGGTCGGCCACGATCACCGCGCCGGAATCGACCAGCCACGACGAAGCGCGCCCGTCCGGCGCGAGGGTCGTCAGGACCGGGAGGTGCTTGTAGAGCGGATCGCCGGTCTCCGCGTCGTAGGCGAGCGCGTCGAGCGGACGGAGGCGGAAGCGGCGGCGGGCGCGGTCCAGCGGACCGCTGGCCTCCCCGAGCCCGTAGAGGACCTCCGCGTCGTCGCGCCGCCA encodes:
- a CDS encoding glycoside hydrolase family 31 protein, whose translation is MNDDPTSPDGTAGDESARLARQWARERAPEAAGLGAPPREGVHGARLPTRHLRVEGIDGATLHLAARHGPARVALTFADHDRLRLEVHPTGTPAQERTWMVVGEGGDVPYEGRDRRDLTRFPRPAITEAGDGAGDGAGVVLDARDADLDPREGRPHVTLRSDALEVRVDLAPFALTIHRADGTLVWRDLPTGAHGHLPGRGVRWHWRRDDAEVLYGLGEASGPLDRARRRFRLRPLDALAYDAETGDPLYKHLPVLTTLAPDGRASSWLVDSGAVIVADLGAEVDNYHGPYRHLEVMEESLDAWFLAGPTLEDVAHGLADLTGTPPVPPRWTLGYLASTMHYTDAEDPVAALRGFVDDLERHDVHAAALHLSSGYSLHDDGLRYVFHWNDRRVPDPPALLDVLNDAGIRSIANLKPALLTSHPEFEDLAARGLLVRNAAALGTRRRDGPPADDEADPDGPYLSRFWGGEGGYLDFGHPDAVAWWKARVRERILDVGTTIAWNDNNEYQIWDPGARSALGPTRGLRPVLATLMNKATFEAQREHAPDARPWTLTRSGMPGTWRYAQTWTGDNHTDWHTLRYNVPQGLNLSLSGWASYGHDVGGFAGPMPDPELLVRWIEHGVAMPRFTIHSWNEDGSVTEPWSHPEVLPQVRRLLELRDRLVGYLDTAFRAAATDGTPITRPLAYAFPTWRPGHREDLVHLLGPALLVAPVVTPGATEREVRLPPGRWWELATGRVHAGDGVDGRDGRITAATPLGTPAWFLRAGVALPLLGPEGRAALGISEGFFRVSV